In Lutra lutra chromosome 6, mLutLut1.2, whole genome shotgun sequence, the following are encoded in one genomic region:
- the MDGA1 gene encoding MAM domain-containing glycosylphosphatidylinositol anchor protein 1 isoform X1, with protein sequence MEVTCLLLLALIPFHCRGQGVYAPAQAQIVHAGQACVVKEDNISERVYTIREGDTLVLQCLVTGHPRPQVRWTKTAGSASDKFQETSVFNETLRIERIARTQGGRYYCKAENGVGVPAIKSIRVDVQYLDEPVLTVHQTVSDVRGNFYQEKTVFLRCTVNSNPPARFIWKRGSDTLSHSQDNGVDIYEPLYTQGETKVLKLKNLRPQDYASYTCQVSVRNVCGIPDKAITFRLTNTTAPPALKLSVNETLVVNPGENVTVQCLLTGGDPLPQLQWSHGPGPLPLGALAQSGTLSIPSVQARDSGYYNCTATNNVGNPAKKTVNLLVRSMKNATFQITPDVIKESENIQLGQDLKLSCHVDAVPQEKVTYQWFKNGKPARMSKRLLVTRNDPELPAVTSSLELIDLHFSDYGTYLCMASFPGAPVPDLSIEVNISSETVPPTISVPKGRAVVTVREGSPAELQCEVRGKPRPPVLWSRVDKEAALLPSGLPLEETPDGKLRLEHVSRDMSGTYRCQTARYNGFNVRPREAQVQLNVQFPPEVEPSSQDVRQALGRPVLLRCSLLRGSPQRIASAVWRFKGQLLPPPPAVPVAAEAPDHSELRLDAVTRDSSGSYECSISNDVGSATCLFQVSAKAYSPEFYFDTPNPTRSHKLSKNYSYVLQWTQREPDAVDPLLNYRLSVRQLNQHNAMVKAIPVRRVEKGQLLEYILTDLRVPHSYEVRLTPYTTFGAGDMASRIIHYTEPVNSPNLSDNTCHFEDEKICGYTQDLTDNFDWTRQNALTQNPKRSPNTGPPTDISGTPEGYYMFIETSRPRELGDRARLVSPLYNASAKFYCVSFFYHMYGKHIGSLNLLVRSRNKGALDTHAWSLSGNKGNVWQQAHVPINPSGPFQIIFEGVRGSGYLGDIAIDDVTLKKGECPRKQMDPNKVVVMPGSGAPRQPHPQLWGPMVIFLLALQR encoded by the exons CTCCCGCCCAGGCTCAAATTGTCCACGCAGGCCAGGCATGTGTGGTGAAGGAGGACAACATCAGTGAGCGTGTCTACACCATCCGGGAGGGGGACACCCTCGTGCTGCAGTGCCTTGTCACTGGGCACCCTCGGCCCCAG GTGCGCTGGACGAAGACCGCTGGCAGTGCCTCGGACAAGTTCCAGGAGACGTCGGTGTTCAACGAGACGCTGCGCATTGAGCGCATTGCGCGCACGCAGGGCGGCCGCTACTACTGCAAGGCCGAGAATGGCGTGGGCGTGCCTGCCATCAAATCTATCCGCGTGGATGTGCAGT ACCTGGATGAGCCCGTGCTGACGGTGCACCAGACAGTGAGCGATGTTCGAGGCAACTTCTACCAGGAGAAGACGGTGTTCCTGCGCTGTACTGTCAACTCCAACCCACCTGCCCGCTTCATCTGGAAGCGGGGCTCTGACACCCTGTCTCACAGCCAGGACAATGGGGTCGACATCTATGAGCCCCTCTACACCCAG GGGGAGACCAAGGTCCTGAAGCTGAAGAACCTGCGGCCCCAGGACTACGCCAGCTACACCTGCCAGGTGTCTGTACGCAACGTGTGTGGCATCCCGGACAAGGCCATCACCTTCCGGCTCACCAACACCACGG CACCACCAGCCCTGAAGCTGTCTGTGAATGAAACTCTGGTGGTAAACCCGGGGGAGAATGTGACCGTACAGTGTCTGCTGACAGGCGGTGATCCCTTACCCCAGCTGCAGTGGTCCCATGGGCCGGGCCCGCTGCCCCTGGGCGCTCTGGCCCAGAGTGGCACCCTCAGCATCCCTTCAGTGCAGGCCCGGGACTCTGGCTACTACAACTGCACAGCCACCAACAATGTGGGCAACCCTGCCAAGAAGACGGTCAACCTGCTGGTGCGAT CCATGAAGAACGCTACATTCCAGATTACCCCAGATGTGATCAAAGAGAGTGAGAACATACAGCTGGGCCAGGACCTGAAGCTGTCATGCCACGTGGATGCGGTACCCCAGGAGAAGGTGACCTACCAGTGGTTCAAGAACGGCAAGCCGGCACGCATGTCCAAGAGGCTGCTGGTGACCCGAAATGACCCTGAGTTGCCTGCGGTCACGAGCAGCCTAGAGCTCATTGACCTGCACTTCAGCGACTATGGCACCTACCTGTGCATGGCTTCCTTCCCAGGGGCACCCGTGCCTGACCTGAGCATCGAGGTCAACATCTCCTCTGAGACAG TGCCTCCCACCATCAGCGTGCCCAAGGGAAGGGCCGTGGTCACAGTGCGGGAGGGCTCGCCCGCTGAGCTGCAGTGCGAGGTTCGAGGCAAGCCGCGGCCGCCGGTGCTCTGGTCCCGCGTGGACAAGGAGGCTGCGCTGCTGCCCTCGGGGCTGCCACTGGAGGAAACCCCGGACGGGAAGCTGCGGCTGGAGCACGTGAGCCGCGACATGAGTGGGACCTACCGCTGCCAGACGGCTCGGTATAATGGTTTCAACGTGCGCCCCCGCGAGGCCCAGGTGCAGCTGAACGTGCAGT tccCGCCGGAGGTGGAGCCCAGCTCCCAGGATGTGCGCCAAGCGCTGGGCCGGCCGGTGCTGCTGCGCTGCTCGCTGCTGCGGGGCAGCCCCCAGCGTATCGCCTCGGCCGTGTGGCGCTTCAAAGGGCAGCTGCTGCCTCCGCCGCCTGCTGTCCCCGTCGCCGCCGAGGCCCCCGACCACTCTGAACTGCGCCTCGACGCCGTCACCCGCGACAGCAGCGGCAGCTACGAATGCAGCATCTCGAACGACGTGGGCTCTGCTACCTGCCTCTTTCAGGTCTCGG CCAAAGCCTACAGCCCGGAGTTTTACTTcgacacccccaaccccacccgcAGCCACAAGCTGTCCAAGAACTACTCTTATGTGCTGCAGTGGACCCAGAGGGAACCCGATGCTGTGGACCCCCTGCTCAACTACAGACTCAGTGTCCGCCAG CTGAATCAGCACAATGCCATGGTGAAGGCCATCCCAGTGAGGCGCGTGGAGAAGGGGCAGCTGCTGGAGTACATCCTGACTGACCTCCGTGTGCCCCACAGCTACGAGGTCCGCCTCACGCCCTATACCACCTTCGGGGCTGGGGACATGGCCTCCCGCATCATTCACTACACAGAGC CCGTCAACTCTCCCAACCTGTCAG ACAACACCTGCCACTTTGAAGATGAGAAGATCTGTGGCTACACCCAGGACCTGACAGACAACTTTGACTGGACACGGCAGAATGCCCTCACCCAGAATCCCAAGCGCTCCCCCAACACTGGTCCCCCCACTGACATCAGTGGCACCCCTGAGG GCTACTATATGTTCATCGAGACATCAAGGCCCCGGGAGCTGGGGGACCGAGCCCGTTTGGTGAGTCCCTTGTACAATGCCAGTGCTAAGTTCTACTGCGTCTCCTTTTTCTACCACATGTACGGGAAGCACATCG GCTCCCTCAACCTCTTGGTGCGGTCCCGGAACAAAGGGGCCCTGGACACACACGCTTGGTCTCTCAGTGGCAATAAGGGCAACGTGTGGCAGCAGGCGCACGTGCCCATCAACCCCAGCGGGCCCTTCCAG ATTATTTTTGAGGGGGTTCGAGGCTCTGGCTACCTGGGGGATATTGCCATAGATGATGTCACACTGAAGAAGGGAGAGTGTCCCCGGAAGCAGATGGATCCCAATAAAG TGGTGGTGATGCCGGGCAGTGGAGCCCCCCGCCAGCCCCACCCACAGCTCTGGGGGCCCATGGTCATCTTCCTCTTGGCATTGCAGAGATGA
- the MDGA1 gene encoding MAM domain-containing glycosylphosphatidylinositol anchor protein 1 isoform X4, with the protein MEVTCLLLLALIPFHCRGQGVYAPAQAQIVHAGQACVVKEDNISERVYTIREGDTLVLQCLVTGHPRPQVRWTKTAGSASDKFQETSVFNETLRIERIARTQGGRYYCKAENGVGVPAIKSIRVDVQYLDEPVLTVHQTVSDVRGNFYQEKTVFLRCTVNSNPPARFIWKRGSDTLSHSQDNGVDIYEPLYTQGETKVLKLKNLRPQDYASYTCQVSVRNVCGIPDKAITFRLTNTTGGDPLPQLQWSHGPGPLPLGALAQSGTLSIPSVQARDSGYYNCTATNNVGNPAKKTVNLLVRSMKNATFQITPDVIKESENIQLGQDLKLSCHVDAVPQEKVTYQWFKNGKPARMSKRLLVTRNDPELPAVTSSLELIDLHFSDYGTYLCMASFPGAPVPDLSIEVNISSETVPPTISVPKGRAVVTVREGSPAELQCEVRGKPRPPVLWSRVDKEAALLPSGLPLEETPDGKLRLEHVSRDMSGTYRCQTARYNGFNVRPREAQVQLNVQFPPEVEPSSQDVRQALGRPVLLRCSLLRGSPQRIASAVWRFKGQLLPPPPAVPVAAEAPDHSELRLDAVTRDSSGSYECSISNDVGSATCLFQVSAKAYSPEFYFDTPNPTRSHKLSKNYSYVLQWTQREPDAVDPLLNYRLSVRQLNQHNAMVKAIPVRRVEKGQLLEYILTDLRVPHSYEVRLTPYTTFGAGDMASRIIHYTEPVNSPNLSDNTCHFEDEKICGYTQDLTDNFDWTRQNALTQNPKRSPNTGPPTDISGTPEGYYMFIETSRPRELGDRARLVSPLYNASAKFYCVSFFYHMYGKHIGSLNLLVRSRNKGALDTHAWSLSGNKGNVWQQAHVPINPSGPFQIIFEGVRGSGYLGDIAIDDVTLKKGECPRKQMDPNKVVVMPGSGAPRQPHPQLWGPMVIFLLALQR; encoded by the exons CTCCCGCCCAGGCTCAAATTGTCCACGCAGGCCAGGCATGTGTGGTGAAGGAGGACAACATCAGTGAGCGTGTCTACACCATCCGGGAGGGGGACACCCTCGTGCTGCAGTGCCTTGTCACTGGGCACCCTCGGCCCCAG GTGCGCTGGACGAAGACCGCTGGCAGTGCCTCGGACAAGTTCCAGGAGACGTCGGTGTTCAACGAGACGCTGCGCATTGAGCGCATTGCGCGCACGCAGGGCGGCCGCTACTACTGCAAGGCCGAGAATGGCGTGGGCGTGCCTGCCATCAAATCTATCCGCGTGGATGTGCAGT ACCTGGATGAGCCCGTGCTGACGGTGCACCAGACAGTGAGCGATGTTCGAGGCAACTTCTACCAGGAGAAGACGGTGTTCCTGCGCTGTACTGTCAACTCCAACCCACCTGCCCGCTTCATCTGGAAGCGGGGCTCTGACACCCTGTCTCACAGCCAGGACAATGGGGTCGACATCTATGAGCCCCTCTACACCCAG GGGGAGACCAAGGTCCTGAAGCTGAAGAACCTGCGGCCCCAGGACTACGCCAGCTACACCTGCCAGGTGTCTGTACGCAACGTGTGTGGCATCCCGGACAAGGCCATCACCTTCCGGCTCACCAACACCACGG GCGGTGATCCCTTACCCCAGCTGCAGTGGTCCCATGGGCCGGGCCCGCTGCCCCTGGGCGCTCTGGCCCAGAGTGGCACCCTCAGCATCCCTTCAGTGCAGGCCCGGGACTCTGGCTACTACAACTGCACAGCCACCAACAATGTGGGCAACCCTGCCAAGAAGACGGTCAACCTGCTGGTGCGAT CCATGAAGAACGCTACATTCCAGATTACCCCAGATGTGATCAAAGAGAGTGAGAACATACAGCTGGGCCAGGACCTGAAGCTGTCATGCCACGTGGATGCGGTACCCCAGGAGAAGGTGACCTACCAGTGGTTCAAGAACGGCAAGCCGGCACGCATGTCCAAGAGGCTGCTGGTGACCCGAAATGACCCTGAGTTGCCTGCGGTCACGAGCAGCCTAGAGCTCATTGACCTGCACTTCAGCGACTATGGCACCTACCTGTGCATGGCTTCCTTCCCAGGGGCACCCGTGCCTGACCTGAGCATCGAGGTCAACATCTCCTCTGAGACAG TGCCTCCCACCATCAGCGTGCCCAAGGGAAGGGCCGTGGTCACAGTGCGGGAGGGCTCGCCCGCTGAGCTGCAGTGCGAGGTTCGAGGCAAGCCGCGGCCGCCGGTGCTCTGGTCCCGCGTGGACAAGGAGGCTGCGCTGCTGCCCTCGGGGCTGCCACTGGAGGAAACCCCGGACGGGAAGCTGCGGCTGGAGCACGTGAGCCGCGACATGAGTGGGACCTACCGCTGCCAGACGGCTCGGTATAATGGTTTCAACGTGCGCCCCCGCGAGGCCCAGGTGCAGCTGAACGTGCAGT tccCGCCGGAGGTGGAGCCCAGCTCCCAGGATGTGCGCCAAGCGCTGGGCCGGCCGGTGCTGCTGCGCTGCTCGCTGCTGCGGGGCAGCCCCCAGCGTATCGCCTCGGCCGTGTGGCGCTTCAAAGGGCAGCTGCTGCCTCCGCCGCCTGCTGTCCCCGTCGCCGCCGAGGCCCCCGACCACTCTGAACTGCGCCTCGACGCCGTCACCCGCGACAGCAGCGGCAGCTACGAATGCAGCATCTCGAACGACGTGGGCTCTGCTACCTGCCTCTTTCAGGTCTCGG CCAAAGCCTACAGCCCGGAGTTTTACTTcgacacccccaaccccacccgcAGCCACAAGCTGTCCAAGAACTACTCTTATGTGCTGCAGTGGACCCAGAGGGAACCCGATGCTGTGGACCCCCTGCTCAACTACAGACTCAGTGTCCGCCAG CTGAATCAGCACAATGCCATGGTGAAGGCCATCCCAGTGAGGCGCGTGGAGAAGGGGCAGCTGCTGGAGTACATCCTGACTGACCTCCGTGTGCCCCACAGCTACGAGGTCCGCCTCACGCCCTATACCACCTTCGGGGCTGGGGACATGGCCTCCCGCATCATTCACTACACAGAGC CCGTCAACTCTCCCAACCTGTCAG ACAACACCTGCCACTTTGAAGATGAGAAGATCTGTGGCTACACCCAGGACCTGACAGACAACTTTGACTGGACACGGCAGAATGCCCTCACCCAGAATCCCAAGCGCTCCCCCAACACTGGTCCCCCCACTGACATCAGTGGCACCCCTGAGG GCTACTATATGTTCATCGAGACATCAAGGCCCCGGGAGCTGGGGGACCGAGCCCGTTTGGTGAGTCCCTTGTACAATGCCAGTGCTAAGTTCTACTGCGTCTCCTTTTTCTACCACATGTACGGGAAGCACATCG GCTCCCTCAACCTCTTGGTGCGGTCCCGGAACAAAGGGGCCCTGGACACACACGCTTGGTCTCTCAGTGGCAATAAGGGCAACGTGTGGCAGCAGGCGCACGTGCCCATCAACCCCAGCGGGCCCTTCCAG ATTATTTTTGAGGGGGTTCGAGGCTCTGGCTACCTGGGGGATATTGCCATAGATGATGTCACACTGAAGAAGGGAGAGTGTCCCCGGAAGCAGATGGATCCCAATAAAG TGGTGGTGATGCCGGGCAGTGGAGCCCCCCGCCAGCCCCACCCACAGCTCTGGGGGCCCATGGTCATCTTCCTCTTGGCATTGCAGAGATGA
- the MDGA1 gene encoding MAM domain-containing glycosylphosphatidylinositol anchor protein 1 isoform X2 — protein MKSYTIYSFVSEFFHPDCPAPAQAQIVHAGQACVVKEDNISERVYTIREGDTLVLQCLVTGHPRPQVRWTKTAGSASDKFQETSVFNETLRIERIARTQGGRYYCKAENGVGVPAIKSIRVDVQYLDEPVLTVHQTVSDVRGNFYQEKTVFLRCTVNSNPPARFIWKRGSDTLSHSQDNGVDIYEPLYTQGETKVLKLKNLRPQDYASYTCQVSVRNVCGIPDKAITFRLTNTTAPPALKLSVNETLVVNPGENVTVQCLLTGGDPLPQLQWSHGPGPLPLGALAQSGTLSIPSVQARDSGYYNCTATNNVGNPAKKTVNLLVRSMKNATFQITPDVIKESENIQLGQDLKLSCHVDAVPQEKVTYQWFKNGKPARMSKRLLVTRNDPELPAVTSSLELIDLHFSDYGTYLCMASFPGAPVPDLSIEVNISSETVPPTISVPKGRAVVTVREGSPAELQCEVRGKPRPPVLWSRVDKEAALLPSGLPLEETPDGKLRLEHVSRDMSGTYRCQTARYNGFNVRPREAQVQLNVQFPPEVEPSSQDVRQALGRPVLLRCSLLRGSPQRIASAVWRFKGQLLPPPPAVPVAAEAPDHSELRLDAVTRDSSGSYECSISNDVGSATCLFQVSAKAYSPEFYFDTPNPTRSHKLSKNYSYVLQWTQREPDAVDPLLNYRLSVRQLNQHNAMVKAIPVRRVEKGQLLEYILTDLRVPHSYEVRLTPYTTFGAGDMASRIIHYTEPVNSPNLSDNTCHFEDEKICGYTQDLTDNFDWTRQNALTQNPKRSPNTGPPTDISGTPEGYYMFIETSRPRELGDRARLVSPLYNASAKFYCVSFFYHMYGKHIGSLNLLVRSRNKGALDTHAWSLSGNKGNVWQQAHVPINPSGPFQIIFEGVRGSGYLGDIAIDDVTLKKGECPRKQMDPNKVVVMPGSGAPRQPHPQLWGPMVIFLLALQR, from the exons ATGAAGTCATATACTATTTACTCCTTTGTGTCTGAGTTCTTCCACCCAGATTGTCCAG CTCCCGCCCAGGCTCAAATTGTCCACGCAGGCCAGGCATGTGTGGTGAAGGAGGACAACATCAGTGAGCGTGTCTACACCATCCGGGAGGGGGACACCCTCGTGCTGCAGTGCCTTGTCACTGGGCACCCTCGGCCCCAG GTGCGCTGGACGAAGACCGCTGGCAGTGCCTCGGACAAGTTCCAGGAGACGTCGGTGTTCAACGAGACGCTGCGCATTGAGCGCATTGCGCGCACGCAGGGCGGCCGCTACTACTGCAAGGCCGAGAATGGCGTGGGCGTGCCTGCCATCAAATCTATCCGCGTGGATGTGCAGT ACCTGGATGAGCCCGTGCTGACGGTGCACCAGACAGTGAGCGATGTTCGAGGCAACTTCTACCAGGAGAAGACGGTGTTCCTGCGCTGTACTGTCAACTCCAACCCACCTGCCCGCTTCATCTGGAAGCGGGGCTCTGACACCCTGTCTCACAGCCAGGACAATGGGGTCGACATCTATGAGCCCCTCTACACCCAG GGGGAGACCAAGGTCCTGAAGCTGAAGAACCTGCGGCCCCAGGACTACGCCAGCTACACCTGCCAGGTGTCTGTACGCAACGTGTGTGGCATCCCGGACAAGGCCATCACCTTCCGGCTCACCAACACCACGG CACCACCAGCCCTGAAGCTGTCTGTGAATGAAACTCTGGTGGTAAACCCGGGGGAGAATGTGACCGTACAGTGTCTGCTGACAGGCGGTGATCCCTTACCCCAGCTGCAGTGGTCCCATGGGCCGGGCCCGCTGCCCCTGGGCGCTCTGGCCCAGAGTGGCACCCTCAGCATCCCTTCAGTGCAGGCCCGGGACTCTGGCTACTACAACTGCACAGCCACCAACAATGTGGGCAACCCTGCCAAGAAGACGGTCAACCTGCTGGTGCGAT CCATGAAGAACGCTACATTCCAGATTACCCCAGATGTGATCAAAGAGAGTGAGAACATACAGCTGGGCCAGGACCTGAAGCTGTCATGCCACGTGGATGCGGTACCCCAGGAGAAGGTGACCTACCAGTGGTTCAAGAACGGCAAGCCGGCACGCATGTCCAAGAGGCTGCTGGTGACCCGAAATGACCCTGAGTTGCCTGCGGTCACGAGCAGCCTAGAGCTCATTGACCTGCACTTCAGCGACTATGGCACCTACCTGTGCATGGCTTCCTTCCCAGGGGCACCCGTGCCTGACCTGAGCATCGAGGTCAACATCTCCTCTGAGACAG TGCCTCCCACCATCAGCGTGCCCAAGGGAAGGGCCGTGGTCACAGTGCGGGAGGGCTCGCCCGCTGAGCTGCAGTGCGAGGTTCGAGGCAAGCCGCGGCCGCCGGTGCTCTGGTCCCGCGTGGACAAGGAGGCTGCGCTGCTGCCCTCGGGGCTGCCACTGGAGGAAACCCCGGACGGGAAGCTGCGGCTGGAGCACGTGAGCCGCGACATGAGTGGGACCTACCGCTGCCAGACGGCTCGGTATAATGGTTTCAACGTGCGCCCCCGCGAGGCCCAGGTGCAGCTGAACGTGCAGT tccCGCCGGAGGTGGAGCCCAGCTCCCAGGATGTGCGCCAAGCGCTGGGCCGGCCGGTGCTGCTGCGCTGCTCGCTGCTGCGGGGCAGCCCCCAGCGTATCGCCTCGGCCGTGTGGCGCTTCAAAGGGCAGCTGCTGCCTCCGCCGCCTGCTGTCCCCGTCGCCGCCGAGGCCCCCGACCACTCTGAACTGCGCCTCGACGCCGTCACCCGCGACAGCAGCGGCAGCTACGAATGCAGCATCTCGAACGACGTGGGCTCTGCTACCTGCCTCTTTCAGGTCTCGG CCAAAGCCTACAGCCCGGAGTTTTACTTcgacacccccaaccccacccgcAGCCACAAGCTGTCCAAGAACTACTCTTATGTGCTGCAGTGGACCCAGAGGGAACCCGATGCTGTGGACCCCCTGCTCAACTACAGACTCAGTGTCCGCCAG CTGAATCAGCACAATGCCATGGTGAAGGCCATCCCAGTGAGGCGCGTGGAGAAGGGGCAGCTGCTGGAGTACATCCTGACTGACCTCCGTGTGCCCCACAGCTACGAGGTCCGCCTCACGCCCTATACCACCTTCGGGGCTGGGGACATGGCCTCCCGCATCATTCACTACACAGAGC CCGTCAACTCTCCCAACCTGTCAG ACAACACCTGCCACTTTGAAGATGAGAAGATCTGTGGCTACACCCAGGACCTGACAGACAACTTTGACTGGACACGGCAGAATGCCCTCACCCAGAATCCCAAGCGCTCCCCCAACACTGGTCCCCCCACTGACATCAGTGGCACCCCTGAGG GCTACTATATGTTCATCGAGACATCAAGGCCCCGGGAGCTGGGGGACCGAGCCCGTTTGGTGAGTCCCTTGTACAATGCCAGTGCTAAGTTCTACTGCGTCTCCTTTTTCTACCACATGTACGGGAAGCACATCG GCTCCCTCAACCTCTTGGTGCGGTCCCGGAACAAAGGGGCCCTGGACACACACGCTTGGTCTCTCAGTGGCAATAAGGGCAACGTGTGGCAGCAGGCGCACGTGCCCATCAACCCCAGCGGGCCCTTCCAG ATTATTTTTGAGGGGGTTCGAGGCTCTGGCTACCTGGGGGATATTGCCATAGATGATGTCACACTGAAGAAGGGAGAGTGTCCCCGGAAGCAGATGGATCCCAATAAAG TGGTGGTGATGCCGGGCAGTGGAGCCCCCCGCCAGCCCCACCCACAGCTCTGGGGGCCCATGGTCATCTTCCTCTTGGCATTGCAGAGATGA